A DNA window from Streptomyces parvus contains the following coding sequences:
- a CDS encoding extracellular solute-binding protein: MRRGITATALVAALALAATACGSDDETGSKSSGELSGTVTWWDTSSVGSEDKVFKKLAEGFEKKHPKVDVKYVNVPFGEAQNKFKNAAQAGDGAPDVIRSEVAWTPDFANLGYLAPLDGTAALKNQDDFLKQAVASTKYEDKTYAVPQVIDSMGIFYNKKMFEEAGVEAPADLADLKTVAKKIKDKTGKTGLYLRGDDPYYFLSFLYGEGGDMVDAGSKSVTIDKPEGVKAFKAVKELVDDGTAKTDASDGWENMMQAFKNGDVAMMINGPWAVADTLTGSEFTDKDNLGVAPVPAGSAAQGAPQGGHNLAVYAGSKNLDASYAFVEYMTSVDSQATAAGELNLLPTRTSAYAKKEAVDSEIVGFFKPVVETAVERPWIPEGGSLFEPLRIEYTKVLTGQTTPEKAAKATGDSYRKLLKDWK, from the coding sequence ATGCGACGTGGCATAACGGCCACCGCCCTGGTCGCGGCCCTGGCGCTCGCGGCGACCGCCTGCGGCAGCGACGACGAGACCGGCAGCAAGAGCTCGGGCGAGCTCTCCGGCACCGTGACCTGGTGGGACACCTCCAGCGTCGGCAGCGAGGACAAGGTCTTCAAGAAGCTGGCCGAAGGCTTCGAGAAGAAGCACCCGAAGGTCGACGTCAAGTACGTCAACGTGCCCTTCGGCGAGGCGCAGAACAAGTTCAAGAACGCCGCCCAGGCCGGCGACGGCGCGCCCGACGTGATCCGCTCCGAGGTCGCCTGGACGCCGGACTTCGCCAACCTCGGCTACCTGGCCCCGCTGGACGGCACCGCCGCCCTGAAGAACCAGGACGACTTCCTCAAGCAGGCCGTCGCGTCCACCAAGTACGAGGACAAGACCTACGCCGTCCCGCAGGTCATCGACTCCATGGGCATTTTCTACAACAAGAAGATGTTCGAGGAGGCCGGTGTCGAGGCGCCCGCCGACCTGGCCGACCTCAAGACCGTCGCCAAGAAGATCAAGGACAAGACCGGCAAGACCGGCCTCTACCTCCGCGGCGACGACCCGTACTACTTCCTCTCCTTCCTGTACGGCGAGGGCGGCGACATGGTCGACGCCGGCTCCAAGAGCGTCACCATCGACAAGCCCGAGGGCGTCAAGGCGTTCAAGGCGGTCAAGGAACTGGTCGACGACGGCACCGCGAAGACGGATGCCTCGGACGGCTGGGAGAACATGATGCAGGCGTTCAAGAACGGCGACGTCGCGATGATGATCAACGGCCCCTGGGCCGTCGCCGACACCCTGACCGGCAGTGAGTTCACGGACAAGGACAACCTGGGCGTCGCCCCGGTCCCGGCCGGCTCCGCCGCCCAGGGCGCCCCGCAGGGCGGCCACAACCTCGCCGTCTACGCCGGCTCCAAGAACCTCGACGCCTCCTACGCCTTCGTCGAGTACATGACGTCCGTGGACAGCCAGGCCACCGCCGCCGGCGAGCTGAACCTGCTGCCCACCCGCACCTCCGCGTACGCCAAGAAGGAAGCGGTCGACAGCGAGATCGTCGGCTTCTTCAAGCCGGTCGTCGAGACCGCCGTCGAGCGCCCCTGGATCCCGGAGGGCGGCAGCCTCTTCGAGCCGCTGCGCATCGAGTACACCAAGGTCCTCACCGGCCAGACCACGCCGGAGAAGGCCGCCAAGGCCACCGGCGACTCGTACCGCAAGCTCCTGAAGGACTGGAAGTAA
- a CDS encoding LacI family DNA-binding transcriptional regulator, with translation MTARLADIATQAGVSEATVSRVLNGKPGVAAATRESVLAALDVLGYERPVRLRRRSAGLVGLITPELENPIFPALAQVIGQALTRQGYTPVLATQTPGGSTEDELTEMLVDRGVSGIIFVSGLHADTSADMQRYEQLRGQGVPFVLVNGFSAKVQAPFISPDDRAAMRLAVTHLAALGHTRIGLAVGPKRFVPVLRKIEGFHATMREQLGLAEEEIEKLVQHSLYTLEGGQAAATALMERGCTAVVCASDMMALGAIRAARRESREVPRDLSVVGYDDSPLIAFTDPPLTTIRQPVTAMGQAAVRTLLEEIGGTPAPHSEFVFMPELVVRGSTAAGPAGGSGSAPRP, from the coding sequence ATGACCGCACGGCTTGCCGATATCGCAACTCAGGCGGGGGTCAGCGAAGCGACGGTCAGCCGAGTCCTGAACGGCAAGCCCGGAGTCGCGGCGGCCACCCGCGAATCCGTCCTCGCGGCGCTCGACGTCCTCGGCTACGAACGCCCGGTGCGGCTGCGCAGGCGCAGCGCGGGGCTGGTCGGCCTGATCACCCCGGAGTTGGAGAACCCGATCTTCCCGGCGCTGGCCCAGGTCATCGGCCAGGCGCTGACGCGGCAGGGCTACACCCCGGTGCTGGCGACCCAGACCCCCGGCGGCTCCACCGAGGACGAACTCACCGAAATGCTGGTGGACCGGGGCGTCTCGGGCATCATCTTCGTCTCCGGGCTGCACGCGGACACTTCGGCGGATATGCAGCGCTACGAGCAACTGCGCGGCCAGGGCGTCCCCTTCGTCCTGGTGAACGGCTTCTCCGCCAAGGTGCAGGCGCCGTTCATCTCCCCGGACGACCGGGCGGCGATGCGGCTGGCGGTGACGCATCTGGCGGCGCTCGGCCACACCCGGATCGGCCTGGCGGTCGGCCCCAAGCGCTTCGTTCCGGTGCTCCGCAAGATCGAGGGCTTCCACGCGACGATGCGGGAGCAGCTGGGCCTCGCCGAGGAGGAGATCGAGAAGCTGGTCCAGCACTCCCTGTACACGCTGGAGGGCGGCCAGGCCGCCGCCACCGCGCTGATGGAGCGCGGCTGCACGGCGGTCGTGTGCGCGAGCGACATGATGGCGCTCGGGGCGATCCGGGCGGCCCGCCGGGAGTCGAGGGAGGTCCCCCGGGACCTCTCCGTGGTCGGCTACGACGATTCGCCCCTCATAGCGTTCACGGACCCGCCGCTGACGACGATCCGGCAGCCGGTGACGGCGATGGGCCAGGCCGCGGTCCGTACGCTCCTGGAGGAGATCGGCGGAACCCCGGCCCCGCACAGCGAGTTCGTCTTCATGCCCGAGCTGGTGGTTCGCGGCTCGACGGCCGCCGGACCCGCAGGCGGTTCGGGGTCGGCTCCTCGTCCTTGA
- a CDS encoding phosphatase PAP2 family protein, producing MGETQVTAQEGRSTAGPSPIAAGAAPETAAASSTPPPATGKAGRSARIRSLRTPGRPRLWFEILLIAVSYWLYSLVRNAVPEQKAAALRNADWIWSAEKSLGLAFEESVNHAVNSVTWLIVSMNYYYATLHFVVTIGVLVWLFRRHPGRYAATRLVLFATTAVALLGYYLYPLAPPRLMNGANFIDTVLVHETWGSMASGNFKNMSNQYAAMPSMHIGWSLWCGLTIFALASVPWARVLGLLYPTLTLVVIVATANHFWLDAVGGMACLAFGYAVSRVWYGSLPHRLPKGVPGVAEGRLTGLRAARLPRPASEPDPKAPPKPGAEAEPEAAGARMP from the coding sequence ATGGGTGAAACACAGGTGACAGCACAGGAAGGCCGGTCGACGGCCGGTCCTTCACCCATCGCGGCCGGGGCGGCCCCCGAGACCGCCGCCGCGTCGTCCACGCCTCCCCCGGCCACCGGGAAGGCCGGTCGGTCGGCCCGCATCCGCTCGCTGCGGACGCCCGGCCGCCCCCGGCTCTGGTTCGAGATCCTGCTCATCGCGGTCAGTTACTGGCTGTATTCGCTCGTGCGCAATGCCGTCCCCGAGCAGAAGGCGGCGGCGCTGCGTAACGCGGACTGGATCTGGTCGGCGGAGAAGTCCCTGGGCCTCGCCTTCGAGGAATCGGTCAATCACGCGGTCAATTCCGTGACGTGGCTGATCGTGTCGATGAACTACTACTACGCGACGCTGCATTTCGTCGTGACCATCGGCGTCCTCGTCTGGCTGTTCCGACGCCATCCCGGCCGCTACGCCGCGACCCGGCTGGTGCTCTTCGCGACGACGGCCGTGGCCCTGCTCGGCTACTACCTCTATCCACTGGCGCCACCCCGTCTGATGAACGGCGCGAACTTCATCGACACGGTCCTCGTGCACGAGACGTGGGGCTCGATGGCCTCGGGCAACTTCAAGAACATGTCGAACCAGTACGCGGCGATGCCGTCGATGCACATCGGCTGGTCGCTCTGGTGCGGTCTGACGATCTTCGCCCTGGCCTCGGTGCCGTGGGCCCGGGTCCTGGGCCTGCTCTACCCGACCCTCACCCTGGTCGTCATCGTGGCCACCGCCAACCACTTCTGGCTCGACGCGGTGGGCGGCATGGCCTGCCTCGCGTTCGGTTACGCGGTCTCCCGCGTCTGGTACGGCTCGCTGCCGCACCGGCTGCCGAAGGGGGTGCCCGGGGTGGCGGAAGGCCGGCTGACCGGACTGCGCGCGGCACGCCTGCCCCGCCCGGCGTCAGAACCGGATCCGAAGGCACCGCCCAAGCCGGGGGCGGAGGCCGAGCCGGAGGCGGCCGGGGCGCGCATGCCGTAG